One Capsicum annuum cultivar UCD-10X-F1 chromosome 2, UCD10Xv1.1, whole genome shotgun sequence genomic window carries:
- the LOC107858587 gene encoding uncharacterized protein LOC107858587: MNWIQRKIYLYNVTFGLYMLDWWERCLFNILVLVLLWFMCYNGFRFASDLFNRRQMW, encoded by the exons atgaattggaTTCAACggaaaatatatttatacaatGTCACTTTTGGTTTATACATGCTCGATTGGTGGGAACGTTGTCTCTTCA ATATTTTGGTGCTTGTGTTGTTATGGTTTATGTGTTACAACGGATTTCGATTTGCTTCCGACCTCTTCAATAGGAG GCAAATGTGGTGA